The Sporomusaceae bacterium FL31 sequence CCTGATGGTGTCTGCAGCTGATTCAAGTCAGGCAGCCGCTTGGCTTTCCGCAAGACATCCAACCATTTGCGATTGTAATTTTCAACACTGCCCTGACCTGATCGGGCAATAACGTGGGCAGCGATGACATCAGCCCAGCCCTCTGCCAGCCACTGCACCTGATTGGTATAGTTGGGAGCAAAATCAAATTGATATTGATGAGTCATTTCATGAGCGATGTGATACATACGCTCAGAAGCGTTTGGTAAGGCAGCAATATTTGAAATGATAAGGTTATCCCGAGTCCAGCCCCGCGTCGTTTGGGCCCGTCTTTTCGCTTCAGCCGGACTTAACGCAAATTGTGCCTGTAATTCCTTAGCATACTCGCGCTCATTCGCAGTCAGATAGATATTGACATCACGCTGGAGTCTGACACCATAGAGATCGAGAAAGTATCCTTCCAGCAAGTGAACCCCTTGTCTGATGTCCTGGGCAGCCCCAGGCGAAACACCGGGACGGGCAATAATATTAACAGCACTGGCTTCCGAATTCACAGTTAGTGATGAAAACACCCAAATCATCACTGTCAGTATAATAATTTGCATCCTTTTCACAATCCCAAACACAGCCATATGGTTTCCTCCTGCAGCATGCATTTACTAAGATATATTATAACCTATCTTTGCCTATACTGAATAAATCAAATCACTAAAAAACAAAGCATAGGCTTGTCCGTTCGGACAAGCCTATGCTTTATTAATGCTTACGAAACCGCTTCGTCAATTTAAGTAATGTCCCATCCACCAAACTGACCGCATTAGCCGGACAAAGCTCCTGACAGCAATAACAGCGAATACATTCCCGGTAATCAATAACCGCTTTACCATCAAGCATTTTTATGGCTTTTGGCGGACAATGTGCAGCGCAGGTACCGCAGGCGATACAGTGCTCGTCCACCTTAGGCTTAGCCGTAAACTGATTTTGGCTAAAATCAACCAACCAGCCCGGCAGGCGGCCTTCCAGACTTTCGAAATTACGCGGTTCTTTAAAATGATAGCGCAGGTGGCTGGCGCTGCCCACCAACTCAAGCTCCTGGAGCGAAGGAGACAACTTGGCCAGCAAGGCCGCTTGCGCAACAGGCATCTGTTCAGCCTTAAAGCCCATAATTTCTGCCATGACTAAATCAACAGCAAAACCACAAGTCCCTGCCAGCAGCAGTCCACTCTGAACAGGCTGTCCATTGCGTGGGCCAGCGCCCTCCATGCCAACAATGCCATCCACAATCGATAAAACCGGCTTGATCCCGCCATATAAATCTACCAGCATCTGAGCAAAATCAGCTCTGCGTTTCATCCGCAAATGAAACTGAGCTTTATCAGGGCCAACAAAAAAACCAAATAAATTTTTAACCGCCCCGGTTACCCCCATAAAGGAATGAGTTTTCATCTTCGCCAACGAAATGACCTTATCCACTTCCCGAAATACCTTGGCCACCATAAGCTTCTTCAAGATTACCCCATCAGGCAATAACAATTCGGTAGGTTCCTCAAAAGGAATGACCGCTACATCTTCTTCACGGCAGACCGCTAAAATCCCGCATTTCTCAGCCACCTTCAACGTATTCCCCAACCCCGGCGAATCACCAACTACAACCGTAGCCCCACAACTCTTCACCAGCCGGATCACAGCCCGCACCACTTCCGGATGGGTGGTTACTGAAAGACCTTTGTCCACCCCTTCGAGCATGTTCGGCTTTACTAATACTCGCTCGCCAGGCTGTATATATGCGGACATGCCGCCTATATGGGCGAGTAATTCTGTTATGGCTTGCTCGACGATTTGGGTTTCGTATGAATTGGCTTGTACAACTGCTACTTTTGTCATGGATATAGAACTCGCATTAGTTATTCCCCCATAAGTTTGAATCTGTAAAGAATTAGATCACAACGTTATTGTTCCATTTTTTATGTGATATTCTATATTTGCCCTTTGGCAAAATTTAGTCACTATTTCTGCTTGCTCATTATAAAACTCTTTGTGAAGTTTATATGCTGTGATATCTTTGCTATAATTTGTTCTACCAAAAATAATCTTATCCGTAAAACTAACTGCTTCAAGTATTCCATTAATATCTTGTTTAATTATATTTGGAGTTGGATATGGTTCAATACTTACCCACGTTTTGCATCCAGCATCATGTAACTCACGAAGTCCTGCTAAACGTTCAATATAAGGAGCAGCTCCATGTTCAATCCGTTGCCTGTAGTCTTCATCAAGAGAAACAAGCGTTATCCCATATTCGTTTTCTTTTGATAACTTCGCAAGCTCAATGGGAAGCCTACCCTTAGTAAGTACTGAACACTTTATTCCAGCACCATTTGCCTTGTGTATGACCTTAAGCGTTAATGTTTCTATATCAGCATATCCATACATAAATGGATCAGTGGTAAAACAAAGATGCAATGAGGTTATTTTATCTTTAAATTTCGGAATTTCTTTATCTAAAAGTTCAAGTGTGTTTTCGACAATTAAAGGCTTCATCCACTCTTCATATGACTTTACTTTGCCAAAGCGTTTAGCCAATAAATATGCATAGCAAGGATACATACATCCGTGTGAGCACCCTTGAATATGGTTTATTGTGTAATCGCCATATTCAACATTCGTTTTGTAGATGAGCGATTTTCTGCGAATAAAATTCACTACCCTTTTCATGACAACCACCTTATTGAGACTTTCTGTCCCTTCTCTTCAGATAAAAATGTTGTCGGCTTTCCATTTTCGGTTTTATCTGGATCACGCATAACCCCAAGCCGGTTTTCTTTTATCAATTTCTTTATTCTATCTTTAACCGTAACAGTAGAACATATAGCACCATGCTTTACAAAGAAATTAGCAAGAACTTCATACAGAGATATCCAATCCTTATGAAACGATAAATGTTCTAGTATTTTTCCCGCAATGTCGTCTCCGTCAACCATTTGGCTATCATAGTTTTCTTCCCAAAGTAATAATTGCCCACTATTTTGAATGTTTTGCAAAGCCTGCCACCGATTATAAATATTATTAACCATAAGCAAACAACCATCTTTATGGTTTGTTGCATGAATCATTCGATATTTGGGCCGATGCCCCTTTTTTATCCTTAATGGCATATTTAGCACATATGCATAGTTTTCACTAATGCGTGTACAGTATTTTTTCGCAAATAACGCTTCCGCTTCATAGCCATTAATTTTTTTCCTTTTATAGTCCCTAATAATCTCTTGCCAATAATCTCCACCCGCTATTTCATTAAGCTCTCCAACAGATTTCTTCGAAGCATCCATTCTGGTAGAGTCATATTCAATAAGATCATCAAAGTCAGCAATATCATATGTCATTCCCATAGCATGGCAAGCCTCTCGTACAAAACCAAAAGAATTCAGGTTAATAAGCAACTCAATAGAGTTAAATCTCCCCTTTGCAAAGCGACTAAATAAAGAGGATTGTAATGCTTTAATCCCATATGGATCGATATATAAGAACACATTACACCCAGGCTTGCTAGACAGATATTTTTCAATTTCATCTTCATATTTACCGGATATGATTTGTATCCCCGAATATTTTTCAAGATTTTGTGTTAAATCCGAAGCATAATTCATGTCTATAAAACAAGTATGAATATTAACGTTTTTCATTTTAGTACTAGTCAGACATTCATTAATTATTTCAAGCGCAATCATAGGCGATCCAGGTTTTCCGTCTTCAAACTTTCCCTTACCTGCGAAACAATCAACATAAACAAGCGGCTTATATGTATGTAGTATCTTCGAAACATATGGCTTAAAATAGCAACCTAAGAGTTCATCTTTTACTTCAGACCAAGGTTTCTTTTCTCGGAAAAAATCATCATTCTTTTTTGCCATAACACCCGACCTTTCATTACTCCAACATAACAACTTAAGTAGTGAAACTACATAGACCAGGCACTGTTTATAATTAGCAAATAGACAATTTATATTTTTGAATGTCTTCCATAAAGATGAATTTTCTTCTATTACATAACACCGTTATAATCTTCAAAATATGTTTTATATTCTATACTTAGTTGACTCTCAGGAAATAAAAATGCATACAAGTCAACAAAATAATCATCTGTCATACTTGCAATATAATCCACAACAATATCATTAGGCTCAATTTGCACATAGCCACGTTCCCTATGCCTATAATAGTTGTAAAGAATCGAATAATTAATATGATGTTTAAATATTGGTGATTGATATTTTTTTGAATATACATCATCCAATAGTTTATCATAAACTCTTGACATCATTGGTTTTATTTTATTATCGTATGCATAGTCGATTTCTGGATCGCGATATATTAGCCTATTATTTTCTTCCTTTAGCTTACAAAAGTCATAGTAAACTTCATCATCAATTTTGAGAAAATTTTGTCCTAAACTATTTTTTACAACATTTATAATCATATTTTTTACAATTTCGCTATTACTTGTTCCTAATGCTGCATTATGCTTAAACCTATCTTTAGAGTATTTTCTAGTTCGAGCTGCATCTTGCCTATCCTTGCCAACATAGGCGATCATATCGCTAATCCTCACTACACAGCCTTCAAGAGTACATGGCGTTAATTTAGCAATTTCATCTTTATTTGTATAACAAGCTTCCACCTTTTTATCAAACTCGTCAAAATCATAAGGTGGTATTGGCTGGTAATGTGAAAAAGCTTTTTCACCATTATGACAAAGTATTCCATCTAAAGTTTGCAGTGTCAGATTGCTATTAGTTATAGTTTGTAGCACTCGAACACTATGTACATTATGATTAAAAAAACGTTTTGTATTCGCATTATACTTTTCACTTAGGTATGTTTCCCCAACATGTCCAAATGGAGTATGCCCCATATCATGTCCTATAGCAATTGCCTCAATTAAATCTAAATTTAAATTTAATGATTGTCCAATTGTCCTAGCAATTCTGGAAACCAGTTGTACATGTAAACTTCTCCGCGTAATATCATCATTTTTATAAAAAGAAAAAACTTGAGTCTTATCTGCATACCGATTGTAAAATATATTGTGTAATATTCTATCAACGTCAATAGTAAAAGCTGATTTACAATAATCTTCAGAGGCCTTACGCGAGTATTTTGTTATATAGTCCGAATCTTTCGTTGCGAAATCGGATAAACCTTTATTCCGCATTTCTCTTTGTTTCACTAGTACTTCAACTTGCCACTCTTCAAATTCAAAGAAGTTACTCATTTGTTCCCTCCTACATTGCTAGAATATACTAGAATATATTTTTATTCCTGCTTACCCCTTAATTTACCATTTATATTCCCACTTACAAGATAAAACCCCTGCTATATTTATACAAAATATAGCAGGAGCCACTTTGTTCCTGAGAAACTAATTTCAAATCCTCAATATCTTGTTTCAAAACTGAATCTGATTTTTACGCACCTTTTTCTTTTCGAGAAAAGGATTATTATTGATACCTTTCCTCTTTAAGCATTTTTGTAATTATTATTGCAGTTATCTTTCCTTTTTCACGATATCTACATCGGCTGCCTCTTCTACTGCCTTAATATCTTCCGATGATATGTGACTATATAACTTATATAGTCACATATCAAGTAATTCAAGTAAATTTTTTACTTGATAAATAGCCAAGTTTTTTCGAGTCATACTATAAGTTCTTAAACCAAACACCTGTGTGGTAGTTTATTTTAAACGCGCTTTACTAATGTCCTAAAGAACAATACTTGAAAAATCATGCTGAAGTACTCGAGGTTTTCTATATGAAAAGCTTAACAAATTCCATTTTTGGTACTCTAGCTCAATTTCAGGATAAAAATTCTGAAAGATATATTTCATAAATTTACTAAAGCAAATAGGTTCATCA is a genomic window containing:
- a CDS encoding (Fe-S)-binding protein, giving the protein MTKVAVVQANSYETQIVEQAITELLAHIGGMSAYIQPGERVLVKPNMLEGVDKGLSVTTHPEVVRAVIRLVKSCGATVVVGDSPGLGNTLKVAEKCGILAVCREEDVAVIPFEEPTELLLPDGVILKKLMVAKVFREVDKVISLAKMKTHSFMGVTGAVKNLFGFFVGPDKAQFHLRMKRRADFAQMLVDLYGGIKPVLSIVDGIVGMEGAGPRNGQPVQSGLLLAGTCGFAVDLVMAEIMGFKAEQMPVAQAALLAKLSPSLQELELVGSASHLRYHFKEPRNFESLEGRLPGWLVDFSQNQFTAKPKVDEHCIACGTCAAHCPPKAIKMLDGKAVIDYRECIRCYCCQELCPANAVSLVDGTLLKLTKRFRKH
- a CDS encoding radical SAM protein — its product is MKRVVNFIRRKSLIYKTNVEYGDYTINHIQGCSHGCMYPCYAYLLAKRFGKVKSYEEWMKPLIVENTLELLDKEIPKFKDKITSLHLCFTTDPFMYGYADIETLTLKVIHKANGAGIKCSVLTKGRLPIELAKLSKENEYGITLVSLDEDYRQRIEHGAAPYIERLAGLRELHDAGCKTWVSIEPYPTPNIIKQDINGILEAVSFTDKIIFGRTNYSKDITAYKLHKEFYNEQAEIVTKFCQRANIEYHIKNGTITL
- a CDS encoding deoxyguanosinetriphosphate triphosphohydrolase encodes the protein MSNFFEFEEWQVEVLVKQREMRNKGLSDFATKDSDYITKYSRKASEDYCKSAFTIDVDRILHNIFYNRYADKTQVFSFYKNDDITRRSLHVQLVSRIARTIGQSLNLNLDLIEAIAIGHDMGHTPFGHVGETYLSEKYNANTKRFFNHNVHSVRVLQTITNSNLTLQTLDGILCHNGEKAFSHYQPIPPYDFDEFDKKVEACYTNKDEIAKLTPCTLEGCVVRISDMIAYVGKDRQDAARTRKYSKDRFKHNAALGTSNSEIVKNMIINVVKNSLGQNFLKIDDEVYYDFCKLKEENNRLIYRDPEIDYAYDNKIKPMMSRVYDKLLDDVYSKKYQSPIFKHHINYSILYNYYRHRERGYVQIEPNDIVVDYIASMTDDYFVDLYAFLFPESQLSIEYKTYFEDYNGVM